From the genome of Papaver somniferum cultivar HN1 chromosome 2, ASM357369v1, whole genome shotgun sequence, one region includes:
- the LOC113354561 gene encoding uncharacterized protein LOC113354561, whose translation MKKEIFDYTLVPLGLCLMVSYHVWLLYRVITQPTKTVIGINAINRRIWVKTMMEDTSKNGVLAVQTLRNNIMASTLLASTAIMLSSLIAVLMTNKNNNQSSSGFVFGDQSPLGFSIKFFSILLCFLLAFLFNVQSIRYYSHASILINVPMKKMKMSSTNSTTHLTPNCVGRALNKGSYFWSLGLRAFYFSFPLFLWIFGPIPMFCSCIFLVVMLYFLDITFEFGLAVGNADDEEYDEEVAV comes from the exons ATGAAGAAAGAAATTTTTGACTATACTCTTGTTCCATTAGGTTTATGTTTAATGGTTTCTTATCATGTTTGGCTTCTTTATCGCGTCATAACACAACCTACAAAAACAGTAATCGGGATTAACGCCATTAATCGAAGAATTTGGGTCAAAACTATGATGGAG gatACATCAAAGAATGGAGTTCTTGCTGTTCAAACATTAAGAAACAATATAATGGCATCAACATTGTTAGCATCAACAGCAATTATGTTAAGTTCACTGATAGCAGTGCTAATGACTAACAAGAACAACAATCAATCATCTTCAGGTTTTGTTTTTGGTGATCAGAGTccattagggttttcgatcaaaTTCTTTTCAATCTTATTATGCTTTTTATTAGCATTTTTGTTTAATGTCCAATCAATAAGGTATTACAGCCACGCAAGTATTTTAATCAATGTaccaatgaagaagatgaagatgagtaGTACTAATTCAACAACACATCTAACGCCTAATTGTGTGGGTAGAGCTTTGAACAAGGGTAGTTATTTCTGGTCATTAGGTTTAAGAGCattctatttttcttttccatTGTTTTTGTGGATTTTTGGTCCTATTCCTATGTTTTGTTCTTGTATTTTCCTGGTTGTTATGCTTTATTTTCTTGATATCACCTTTGAATTTGGGTTGGCTGTTGGTAATGCTGATGATGAAGAGTATGATGAAGAAGTAGCTGTTTGA
- the LOC113350550 gene encoding laccase-11-like, whose protein sequence is MAKHGKTYSGSAFFFLAFIMMIMFSFTAEAAVKKYQFDVQMKNISRLCHAKPIVTVNGMFPGPTIYAREGDTVLINVTNHAQYNMSIHWHGLKQFRNGWADGPAYVTQCPIQTGNSYTYAFNVTGQRGTLWWHAHILWLRATVYGAIVLMPKEGTPYPFPQPSQEVNLVLGEWWNTDVEELVNQGNKLGLPPNMSDAHTINGKPGPLFPCSEKHTFVTEVEQGKSYLLRIVNAALNDELFFALAGHNFTVVEIDAVYVKPFTTQAILIAPGQTTNVLVQADRIPGRYFMAARPFQDVPIPVDNKTATAIFQYKGIPNTVLPTMPQLPASNDSSFALSYNAKLKSLNSPQFPANVPLSVDRHLFYTIGLGLNPCATCLNGTRMTASLNNITFVMPKIGLLQAHYFNTKGVFKTDFPDRPVTPFNYTGAPLTANLRTSLTPIPRLSKIAYNSTVELVLQDTNLLSVESHPFHLHGYNFFVVGTGVGNFDLAKDPAKYNLVDPPERNTVGVPTGGWTAIRFRADNPGVWFMHCHLELHTGWGLKVAFVVEDGKGPNQSVLPPPKDLPPC, encoded by the exons ATGGCTAAACATGGAAAAACTTACTCGGGTTCTGCGTTTTTCTTTCTGGCCTTCATCATGATGATCATGTTTAGCTTTACTGCCGAAGCTGCAGTGAAGAAGTACCAGTTTGAT GTTCAAATGAAGAATATCAGCAGATTGTGCCATGCCAAACCTATTGTTACCGTAAATGGAATGTTTCCTGGACCTACAATTTATGCTAGAGAAGGAGATACAGTTCTTATAAACGTTACCAACCACGCTCAATACAATATGTCCATTCATTG GCACGGATTGAAGCAGTTTCGCAACGGTTGGGCAGATGGACCAGCATATGTAACACAATGTCCAATTCAAACTGGAAATAGCTACACCTATGCTTTCAACGTAACAGGCCAAAGAGGAACACTTTGGTGGCACGCACATATTCTTTGGTTAAGAGCAACTGTATATGGTGCAATTGTCCTCATGCCCAAAGAAGGAACTCCATATCCGTTCCCCCAACCTAGCCAGGAAGTTAATCTCGTCCTAG GAGAATGGTGGAACACCGACGTTGAAGAGTTGGTTAATCAAGGGAACAAGTTGGGTTTACCACCGAATATGTCTGATGCACATACCATCAACGGGAAACCAGGGCCACTCTTCCCTTGCTCGGAGAAAC ATACGTTTGTAACGGAGGTTGAACAAGGAAAAAGCTACTTGTTACGGATAGTCAATGCTGCACTCAACGACGAACTTTTCTTTGCCTTAGCCGGTCATAATTTCACAGTGGTGGAGATTGATGCAGTCTATGTAAAGCCCTTCACAACTCAAGCTATTTTAATTGCACCAGGACAGACCACAAACGTTCTAGTTCAAGCAGATCGAATCCCGGGAAGATATTTCATGGCTGCCAGACCATTCCAAGACGTTCCAATTCCCGTTGACAACAAAACAGCCACAGCAATATTTCAATACAAAGGAATACCAAACACTGTGCTTCCAACCATGCCTCAACTACCTGCATCAAATGATTCAAGCTTCGCATTGAGCTACAACGCAAAGCTTAAGAGTCTAAATTCCCCCCAATTCCCAGCAAATGTTCCCTTATCTGTGGATCGCCATCTTTTCTACACGATCGGTTTGGGATTGAATCCATGCGCTACTTGCCTAAATGGAACAAGAATGACTGCTTCCCTGAACAACATTACATTCGTGATGCCTAAAATTGGGCTTCTTCAAGCTCACTATTTCAATACCAAGGGTGTCTTCAAAACCGATTTTCCTGACCGACCTGTTACCCCTTTTAATTATACTGGTGCACCCCTTACAGCCAACCTCAGAACCTCTTTAACTCCTATCCCTAGGCTAAGTAAGATTGCTTACAACTCGACCGTTGAATTAGTTCTACAAGACACCAATCTTCTAAGTGTTGAGTCGCACCCTTTCCATCTTCATGGCTACAACTTCTTCGTTGTTGGAACCGGGGTTGGAAATTTTGATCTGGCCAAGGACCCAGCTAAATACAACTTGGTTGATCCACCTGAGAGAAATACGGTCGGAGTTCCTACCGGTGGCTGGACTGCCATAAGATTCAGAGCTGATAATCCAG GGGTTTGGTTCATGCACTGTCATTTGGAACTTCACACCGGCTGGGGATTGAAGGTTGCATTCGTAGTCGAAGATGGAAAAGGTCCAAATCAGTCTGTTTTGCCACCACCAAAAGATCTTCCTCCTTGCTAG